The following proteins are co-located in the Enoplosus armatus isolate fEnoArm2 chromosome 10, fEnoArm2.hap1, whole genome shotgun sequence genome:
- the asb12b gene encoding ankyrin repeat and SOCS box protein 12b, which yields MVLGQAVNMSLMDISKIFSLLQPKEEDEDNEQCQALNNAVSRNDVTLLSEFLSQESYRRSINARSGWGVPVTPLRTAAALGHLRCLELLLEHGAEIDSLDVKAQTPLFTAVSGKHLDCVVALLKAGADPNGSPYNNCSPVLTAAREGDVDVLRELLRFGAEVDVKPKVPEWASNATACRGPLYISAVYGHLDCFKLLLLHGANPNYNCTDEKMLARIKQPKTVLEVCLRYGCGVEYIQLLIDFGADVYLPTLIIDKTTKQNEALGLLLKERVCPKTLMSQNRLAIRRCLPLANKEPAIDSLDIPLILRNYLKHDTAELM from the exons ATGGTTCTGGGCCAAGCTGTCAACATGAGTTTGATGGACATTTCTAAGATCTTCTCCCTGCTGCAGCctaaggaggaggatgaggacaaTGAGCAGTGTCAGGCCTTGAATAATGCCGTGAGCCGCAACGACGTGACTCTGCTCTCCGAGTTTCTGTCTCAGGAGAGTTACAGGAGGTCTATCAATGCTCGAAGTGGGTGGGGGGTCCCAGTAACCCCCTTGCGCACTGCCGCTGCTCTGGGACACCTGAGGTGCTtggagttgttgttggagcatGGTGCAGAG ATTGACAGCCTGGACGTGAAGGCCCAGACGCCTCTGTTCACAGCTGTCAGTGGGAAACATCTGGACTGTGTGGTTGCCCTGCTGAAGGCCGGAGCCGACCCCAATGGCAGCCCGTACAACAACTGCTCGCCGGTGCTGACTGCCGCCCGGGAGGGCGACGTAGACGTGCTCCGGGAGCTTCTGCGATTCGGAGCCGAGGTGGACGTCAAACCCAAAGTCCCAGAGTGGGCCTCCAATGCCACAGCCTGCAGAGGGCCCCTTTATATCTCAGCTGTTTACGGACACCTGGACTGCTTTAAACTGCTACTGCTCCACGGGGCCAACCCCAACTACAACTGCACAGACGAGAAGATGCTGGCCAGGATAAAGCAGCCAAAGACAGTTCTGGAGGTGTGTCTCCGTTATGGCTGCGGGGTGGAGTACATCCAGCTTCTCATAGACTTTGGGGCAGACGTGTATCTGCCTACGTTGATCATTGACAAGACAACAAAGCAGAATGAAGCTCTGGGTCTGCTGCTCAAAGAAAGAG TTTGTCCCAAAACACTGATGTCCCAGAATCGGCTGGCAATTCGAAGATGCCTCCCCCTGGCCAATAAGGAGCCTGCCATTGACAGTTTGGACATTCCTCTGATCCTGAGGAACTACCTGAAGCACGACACCGCTGAGCTCATGTGA
- the zc4h2 gene encoding zinc finger C4H2 domain-containing protein, with product MADEQEIMCKLENILEIRNKTVQMQKIKSRLKVEFEALESEEKHLKEYKQEMDLLLQEKMAHVEELRLIHADINVMESTIKQSENDLNKLLETTRRLHDEYKPLKEHVDALRMTLGLHRLPNLNEEEEKLSLDYFEKQKAEWQKEPHEPTIPESLAAAAAAAQQLQVSRKQDARQTATFRQQPPPMKACLSCHQQIHRNAPICPLCKAKSRSRNPKKPKRKPDE from the exons ATGGCGGACGAACAAGAAATAATGTGCAAATTAGAGAACATCTTGGAAATACG GAACAAGACTGTCCAGATGCAGAAGATCAAGTCTCGTCTGAAGGTTGAGTTTGAGGCTCTGGAGTCTGAGGAGAAGCACCTGAAAGAGTACAAACAAGAGATGGATCTGCTCCTACAAGAGAAAATGGCTCATGTGGAGGAGCTGCGGCTCATCCATGCAGATATCAATGTG ATGGAGAGCACCATCAAGCAGTCGGAGAATGACCTGAATAAGCTGCTAGAAACAACTCGCCGCCTGCATGATGAGTACAAACCTCTGAAGGAGCATGTTGATGCCCTCAGGATGACTTTAGGTCTACACAGACTCCCTAACCTgaacgaagaagaagagaagctCTCCCTGGA TTACTTTGAGAAGCAGAAAGCGGAGTGGCAGAAGGAGCCGCATGAGCCCACTATCCCAGAAtcccttgctgctgctgcagcagcggcgcagcagcttcaggtgtcCAGGAAGCAAGATGCACGCCAGACGGCCACCTTCAGACAGCAACCCCCACCTATGAAG GCTTGCCTGTCCTGCCACCAGCAGATTCATCGTAATGCTCCCATCTGCCCATTGTGCAAGGCCAAGAGCCGCTCCCGCAACCCAAAGAAGCCCAAGAGGAAGCCAGATGAGTAG
- the LOC139291219 gene encoding moesin-like isoform X1: MQYNPCRYCKQFHMTPQRKGYYQHLSEEVFRLQIKKIQMSTSPPTSCDWMLLVDQKNINVRVTTMDAELEFAILPSTTGKQLFDQIVKTIGLRETWFFGLQYQDSKGFSTWLKLNKRVTAQDVKRDNPLLIKFRAKFYPEDVADELIQEATQRLFFLQVKECILNDDIYCPPETAVLLASYAVQVKHGDYKKDYHVPGYLTREKLLPQRVLEQHKLNKNQWEERIQVWHQEHKGMLREDAMVEYLKIAQDLEMYGVNYFSIKNKKGSELWLGVDALGLNIYDKKDRMTPKIGFPWSEIRNISFNDKKFLIKPIDKKAPDFVFYVPRLRINKRILALCMGNHDLYMRRRKPDTIEVQQMKAQAREERSKRQMERALLESEKKKRENAEKETEKIARETMELMERLRQIEEQTKRAQDELEEQTRRALELEKERTIAQEEAERLEKDRRAAVEAKAALLYQSETQIKSQESLATELAELTSKISRLEDAKKKKDEEAKRWQKRAVVVEADLERTKEELKTKLMGVHIQDSVHPHMHEHDETDESSAEASAELTSPGTVRDRSEEERVTEAQKNQRLQKNLKFLSTELAGAVDESKKTPNDLIHAENVKAGRDKYKTLRKIRQGNTKQRIDEFECM; the protein is encoded by the exons ATGCAGTATAATCCTTGTAGGTATTGCAAGCAGTTTCATATGACTCCACAGAGAAAAGGCTACTACCAGCACCTCTCTGAAGAAGTGTTTCGgctacagataaaaaaaatacaaatgtcaaCT TCCCCACCAACCTCTTGCGATTGGATGCTCCTGGTTGACCAGAAGAAT ATAAATGTCCGAGTTACCACCATGGATGCTGAGCTGGAGTTTGCCATCCTGCCCAGCACAACTGGCAAACAGCTTTTTGACCAG ATTGTGAAGACGATCGGACTGAGGGAAACCTGGTTCTTCGGCCTCCAGTATCAGGACAGCAAAGGCTTCTCCACCTGGCTCAAGCTGAACAAGAGG GTGACCGCACAGGATGTGAAGAGGGACAACCCTTTGTTGATTAAGTTCAGGGCCAAGTTTTACCCTGAGGATGTCGCTGATGAACTGATCCAGGAGGCAACGCAGCGCCTCTTCTTTCTGCAG gtTAAAGAGTGCATCCTAAATGATGACATATACTGTCCACCTGAGACTGCAGTGCTCCTGGCCTCGTATGCGGTTCAGGTCAAACATGGAGACTACAAGAAAGACTATCACGTACCGGGATACCTCACAAGAGAGAAGCTGCTGCCACAGAG GGTTTTGGAGCAGCACAAGCTGAATAAGAATCAGTGGGAGGAAAGAATCCAGGTGTGGCATCAAGAGCACAAGGGAATGCTGAG AGAAGACGCCATGGTGGAGTACCTGAAGATAGCCCAGGATCTGGAGATGTATGGGGTCAACTACTTTAGCATCAAGAACAAGAAAGGATCGGAGCTGTGGCTAGGAGTGGACGCGCTGGGGCTGAACATTTATGACAAAAAGGACAG GATGACCCCAAAGATTGGCTTTCCCTGGAGTGAGATCAGAAATATTTCCTTCAATGACAAGAAGTTCCTCATCAAACCAATTGACAAGAAAGCTCCG GACTTTGTTTTCTACGTCCCTCGTCTTCGCATCAACAAACGTATCCTGGCCTTGTGTATGGGGAATCATGACCTGTACATGCGTAGACGTAAACCTGACACCATTGAGGTGCAGCAGATGAAGGCCCAGgccagggaggagaggagcaagaggcagatggagag GGCTCTGCTcgagagtgagaaaaaaaagcgaGAAAATGCTgagaaggaaacagagaagaTTGCTCGTGAGACCATGGAGCTGATGGAGAGATTGAGACAGATTGAAGAGCAGACAAAGAGAGCTCAAGATG agctggaggagcagacTCGCAGGGCTCTCGAGttagagaaggagaggacaaTTGCTCAGGAGGAGGCTGAGCGTCTGGAAAAGGACCgcagagctgcagtggaggCGAAAGCAGCCCTGCTGTACCAGTCTGAAACGCAGATCAAGAGCCAGGAAAGCCTG GCCACTGAGCTGGCAGAGCTTACCTCTAAGATCTCTCGGCTGGAAGACGCCAAGAAGAAAAAGGACGAGGAGGCAAAGAGATGGCAGAAAAGG GCGGTCGTTGTGGAAGCTGATTTGGAGCGGACCAAAGAGGAGCTGAAGACTAAACTCATGGGTGTCCACATCCAGGATTCTGTCCACCCTCACATGCACGAGCACGATGAGACGGACGAGAGCAGCGCAGAGGCGAGCGCTGAGCTCACTTCTCCAGGCACGGTCCGAGATCGCAGCGAGGAGGAAAGAGTAACAGAGGCCCAGAAGAACCAGaggctgcagaaaaacctcAAG TTCCTGAGCACTGAGCTGGCCGGAGCTGTAGACGAGAGCAAAAAGACCCCCAATGACCTGATCCACGCTGAGAATGTGAAGGCGGGTCGTGACAAATACAAGACCCTGCGTAAGATTCGGCAGGGCAACACCAAACAACGCATTGATGAATTTGAGTGCATGTGA
- the LOC139291219 gene encoding moesin-like isoform X2: MTPQRKGYYQHLSEEVFRLQIKKIQMSTINVRVTTMDAELEFAILPSTTGKQLFDQIVKTIGLRETWFFGLQYQDSKGFSTWLKLNKRVTAQDVKRDNPLLIKFRAKFYPEDVADELIQEATQRLFFLQVKECILNDDIYCPPETAVLLASYAVQVKHGDYKKDYHVPGYLTREKLLPQRVLEQHKLNKNQWEERIQVWHQEHKGMLREDAMVEYLKIAQDLEMYGVNYFSIKNKKGSELWLGVDALGLNIYDKKDRMTPKIGFPWSEIRNISFNDKKFLIKPIDKKAPDFVFYVPRLRINKRILALCMGNHDLYMRRRKPDTIEVQQMKAQAREERSKRQMERALLESEKKKRENAEKETEKIARETMELMERLRQIEEQTKRAQDELEEQTRRALELEKERTIAQEEAERLEKDRRAAVEAKAALLYQSETQIKSQESLATELAELTSKISRLEDAKKKKDEEAKRWQKRAVVVEADLERTKEELKTKLMGVHIQDSVHPHMHEHDETDESSAEASAELTSPGTVRDRSEEERVTEAQKNQRLQKNLKFLSTELAGAVDESKKTPNDLIHAENVKAGRDKYKTLRKIRQGNTKQRIDEFECM; encoded by the exons ATGACTCCACAGAGAAAAGGCTACTACCAGCACCTCTCTGAAGAAGTGTTTCGgctacagataaaaaaaatacaaatgtcaaCT ATAAATGTCCGAGTTACCACCATGGATGCTGAGCTGGAGTTTGCCATCCTGCCCAGCACAACTGGCAAACAGCTTTTTGACCAG ATTGTGAAGACGATCGGACTGAGGGAAACCTGGTTCTTCGGCCTCCAGTATCAGGACAGCAAAGGCTTCTCCACCTGGCTCAAGCTGAACAAGAGG GTGACCGCACAGGATGTGAAGAGGGACAACCCTTTGTTGATTAAGTTCAGGGCCAAGTTTTACCCTGAGGATGTCGCTGATGAACTGATCCAGGAGGCAACGCAGCGCCTCTTCTTTCTGCAG gtTAAAGAGTGCATCCTAAATGATGACATATACTGTCCACCTGAGACTGCAGTGCTCCTGGCCTCGTATGCGGTTCAGGTCAAACATGGAGACTACAAGAAAGACTATCACGTACCGGGATACCTCACAAGAGAGAAGCTGCTGCCACAGAG GGTTTTGGAGCAGCACAAGCTGAATAAGAATCAGTGGGAGGAAAGAATCCAGGTGTGGCATCAAGAGCACAAGGGAATGCTGAG AGAAGACGCCATGGTGGAGTACCTGAAGATAGCCCAGGATCTGGAGATGTATGGGGTCAACTACTTTAGCATCAAGAACAAGAAAGGATCGGAGCTGTGGCTAGGAGTGGACGCGCTGGGGCTGAACATTTATGACAAAAAGGACAG GATGACCCCAAAGATTGGCTTTCCCTGGAGTGAGATCAGAAATATTTCCTTCAATGACAAGAAGTTCCTCATCAAACCAATTGACAAGAAAGCTCCG GACTTTGTTTTCTACGTCCCTCGTCTTCGCATCAACAAACGTATCCTGGCCTTGTGTATGGGGAATCATGACCTGTACATGCGTAGACGTAAACCTGACACCATTGAGGTGCAGCAGATGAAGGCCCAGgccagggaggagaggagcaagaggcagatggagag GGCTCTGCTcgagagtgagaaaaaaaagcgaGAAAATGCTgagaaggaaacagagaagaTTGCTCGTGAGACCATGGAGCTGATGGAGAGATTGAGACAGATTGAAGAGCAGACAAAGAGAGCTCAAGATG agctggaggagcagacTCGCAGGGCTCTCGAGttagagaaggagaggacaaTTGCTCAGGAGGAGGCTGAGCGTCTGGAAAAGGACCgcagagctgcagtggaggCGAAAGCAGCCCTGCTGTACCAGTCTGAAACGCAGATCAAGAGCCAGGAAAGCCTG GCCACTGAGCTGGCAGAGCTTACCTCTAAGATCTCTCGGCTGGAAGACGCCAAGAAGAAAAAGGACGAGGAGGCAAAGAGATGGCAGAAAAGG GCGGTCGTTGTGGAAGCTGATTTGGAGCGGACCAAAGAGGAGCTGAAGACTAAACTCATGGGTGTCCACATCCAGGATTCTGTCCACCCTCACATGCACGAGCACGATGAGACGGACGAGAGCAGCGCAGAGGCGAGCGCTGAGCTCACTTCTCCAGGCACGGTCCGAGATCGCAGCGAGGAGGAAAGAGTAACAGAGGCCCAGAAGAACCAGaggctgcagaaaaacctcAAG TTCCTGAGCACTGAGCTGGCCGGAGCTGTAGACGAGAGCAAAAAGACCCCCAATGACCTGATCCACGCTGAGAATGTGAAGGCGGGTCGTGACAAATACAAGACCCTGCGTAAGATTCGGCAGGGCAACACCAAACAACGCATTGATGAATTTGAGTGCATGTGA
- the LOC139291219 gene encoding moesin-like isoform X3 — protein MLSWSLPSCPAQLANSFLTRVLEQHKLNKNQWEERIQVWHQEHKGMLREDAMVEYLKIAQDLEMYGVNYFSIKNKKGSELWLGVDALGLNIYDKKDRMTPKIGFPWSEIRNISFNDKKFLIKPIDKKAPDFVFYVPRLRINKRILALCMGNHDLYMRRRKPDTIEVQQMKAQAREERSKRQMERALLESEKKKRENAEKETEKIARETMELMERLRQIEEQTKRAQDELEEQTRRALELEKERTIAQEEAERLEKDRRAAVEAKAALLYQSETQIKSQESLATELAELTSKISRLEDAKKKKDEEAKRWQKRAVVVEADLERTKEELKTKLMGVHIQDSVHPHMHEHDETDESSAEASAELTSPGTVRDRSEEERVTEAQKNQRLQKNLKFLSTELAGAVDESKKTPNDLIHAENVKAGRDKYKTLRKIRQGNTKQRIDEFECM, from the exons ATGCTGAGCTGGAGTTTGCCATCCTGCCCAGCACAACTGGCAAACAGCTTTTTGACCAG GGTTTTGGAGCAGCACAAGCTGAATAAGAATCAGTGGGAGGAAAGAATCCAGGTGTGGCATCAAGAGCACAAGGGAATGCTGAG AGAAGACGCCATGGTGGAGTACCTGAAGATAGCCCAGGATCTGGAGATGTATGGGGTCAACTACTTTAGCATCAAGAACAAGAAAGGATCGGAGCTGTGGCTAGGAGTGGACGCGCTGGGGCTGAACATTTATGACAAAAAGGACAG GATGACCCCAAAGATTGGCTTTCCCTGGAGTGAGATCAGAAATATTTCCTTCAATGACAAGAAGTTCCTCATCAAACCAATTGACAAGAAAGCTCCG GACTTTGTTTTCTACGTCCCTCGTCTTCGCATCAACAAACGTATCCTGGCCTTGTGTATGGGGAATCATGACCTGTACATGCGTAGACGTAAACCTGACACCATTGAGGTGCAGCAGATGAAGGCCCAGgccagggaggagaggagcaagaggcagatggagag GGCTCTGCTcgagagtgagaaaaaaaagcgaGAAAATGCTgagaaggaaacagagaagaTTGCTCGTGAGACCATGGAGCTGATGGAGAGATTGAGACAGATTGAAGAGCAGACAAAGAGAGCTCAAGATG agctggaggagcagacTCGCAGGGCTCTCGAGttagagaaggagaggacaaTTGCTCAGGAGGAGGCTGAGCGTCTGGAAAAGGACCgcagagctgcagtggaggCGAAAGCAGCCCTGCTGTACCAGTCTGAAACGCAGATCAAGAGCCAGGAAAGCCTG GCCACTGAGCTGGCAGAGCTTACCTCTAAGATCTCTCGGCTGGAAGACGCCAAGAAGAAAAAGGACGAGGAGGCAAAGAGATGGCAGAAAAGG GCGGTCGTTGTGGAAGCTGATTTGGAGCGGACCAAAGAGGAGCTGAAGACTAAACTCATGGGTGTCCACATCCAGGATTCTGTCCACCCTCACATGCACGAGCACGATGAGACGGACGAGAGCAGCGCAGAGGCGAGCGCTGAGCTCACTTCTCCAGGCACGGTCCGAGATCGCAGCGAGGAGGAAAGAGTAACAGAGGCCCAGAAGAACCAGaggctgcagaaaaacctcAAG TTCCTGAGCACTGAGCTGGCCGGAGCTGTAGACGAGAGCAAAAAGACCCCCAATGACCTGATCCACGCTGAGAATGTGAAGGCGGGTCGTGACAAATACAAGACCCTGCGTAAGATTCGGCAGGGCAACACCAAACAACGCATTGATGAATTTGAGTGCATGTGA
- the LOC139291222 gene encoding progesterone receptor-like, which translates to MDLLRSGEVDRAQTVTLGPVISRYVCKESNLYMNPVEELPAPSQVDPQLLPLKPYSAYSANPVLYRDSPGMWCEYSGRSEPERGGPGAHNLFCKYCNCGQADLGSRQECHCAWYSAREQGGKGGTRAVMAQGYGPVESYQSAVPQGQATFSTIKSEPSVWVDCSDRSFRHEDLFPGVYLSDRRVCQVCGDDASGCHYGAVTCGSCKVFFKRAAAGKQNHLCASRNDCTIDKLRRKNCASCRLKRCFMSGMSLKGRRLKGAGQTRNGEEGSAYHSTCLFLAASQALALGIPPTLRSCLTLLSVLQAIEPAVVNAGHDPAQPDSPASLLTSLNELGERQLVTVVRWAKAIPGFRDLHVDDQMSVIQLSWMGVMVFALGWRSYTLTNSSMLYFAPDLVFNDQRMQVSSMYEDCVRMKLLSQQFCMLKVTQEEFLCMKALVLFSIMPVEGLKSQRCFDELRTSYIKELDRLASHRGETTRTQRLFQLTQLLDYLQSIVRKLHQFTYDLFIQAQSLQTRVNFPEMISEIVSVHVPKILSGMVKPILFHNTA; encoded by the exons ATGGATCTGCTCAGATCGGGCGAAGTGGACAGAGCGCAAACCGTGACGCTCGGCCCGGTGATATCCAGATACGTCTGCAAGGAATCAAACTTGTATATGAACCCGGTGGAAGAGCTGCCCGCGCCCTCTCAGGTGGACCCGCAGCTCTTACCTTTGAAACCTTACTCTGCGTACTCTGCCAACCCAGTCCTATACAGAGACAGCCCGGGCATGTGGTGCGAGTACAGCGGCCGATCCGAGCCGGAGAGAGGGGGACCCGGCGCGcataatttgttttgtaaatattgtaacTGCGGGCAAGCCGATCTGGGATCCAGGCAGGAATGCCACTGTGCCTGGTACAGCGCGCGTGAGCAGGGTGGTAAAGGTGGCACGCGAGCGGTGATGGCACAGGGGTACGGTCCAGTGGAAAGTTACCAAAGTGCAGTTCCTCAAGGGCAGGCCACTTTTTCCACCATCAAGAGCGAACCTTCAGTTTGGGTGGACTGCTCGGACCGCAGTTTCAG gcaTGAGGATTTGTTTCCAGGTGTGTACCTGTCAGACAGGAGAGTGTGTCAAGTGTGTGGCGACGATGCTTCGGGTTGCCACTATGGAGCGGTTACCTGTGGCAGCTGCAAAGTATTCTTCAAGAGGGCCGCTGCAG GTAAGCAGAACCACCTGTGTGCCAGCCGGAATGACTGCACCATCGACAAGCTGAGGCGGAAAAACTGCGCCTCGTGCCGTTTGAAGAGGTGCTTCATGTCGGGAATGAGCCTTAAAG GTCGCAGGCTGAAGGGAGCCGGACAGACAAGGAACGGAGAGGAGG GGTCTGCGTATCATTCCACCTGTCTATTTTTAGCGGCATCCCAGGCCCTGGCTCTAGGCATCCCCCCGACCCTGCGCTCCTGCCTCACCCTGCTCAGTGTCTTGCAGGCCATCGAGCCGGCTGTGGTCAATGCCGGGCACGACCCTGCCCAGCCAGACAGCCCTGCGTCCTTGCTCACCAGCCTCAATGAGCTGGGGGAAAGACAGCTGGTAACCGTGGTGCGCTGGGCCAAGGCAATACCAG GTTTCCGTGACCTACATGTGGACGATCAGATGTCAGTGATTCAGTTGTCGTGGATGGGGGTGATGGTGTTCGCCCTGGGCTGGAGGTCCTACACCCTTACTAACAGCTCCATGCTCTACTTTGCTCCAGACCTGGTCTTCAATGA CCAGCGGATGCAAGTGTCCAGTATGTATGAAGACTGTGTGAGGATGAAGCTGCTCTCCCAGCAGTTCTGCATGCTGAAGGTCACCCAGGAGGAGTTCCTCTGCATGAAGGCCCTGGTCCTCTTCAGCATCA TGCCAGTGGAAGGCCTGAAGAGCCAGCGTTGTTTTGATGAACTGCGGACCTCCTACATCAAGGAGCTGGACCGTTTGGCCAGCCACCGTGGAGAGACCACCCGCACACAGAGACTGTTTCAgctcacacagctgctggacTACCTCCAGTCG ATTGTGAGGAAGCTGCACCAGTTCACCTACGATCTGTTCATCCAAGCCCAGTCCCTGCAGACTCGCGTCAACTTCCCGGAGATGATCTCGGAGATTGTGAGCGTTCATGTGCCCAAGATCCTCTCGGGCATGGTCAAGCCCATCCTTTTCCACAACACAGCCTAG